A region from the Mercenaria mercenaria strain notata chromosome 7, MADL_Memer_1, whole genome shotgun sequence genome encodes:
- the LOC123554305 gene encoding tumor necrosis factor receptor superfamily member 5-like produces ICLLKILKELKEWALLFLTYIICVDYLLGITLPCDEKYQAENGNLCYPCSEGFYKVSDCVVNGEQARCRPCRNGEYQPSCDNSTKCDHCKLFCIDARQVKVKNCTATSDIECLCKAGFYWKPSTWKPDEGYCDSHSKCGAGEGLVEKGTPYKNTKCKPCEEGVTYSSNASFDTCVPCSVCNSTEAFKCITTRDVVCGALPDKPSPTESSSEG; encoded by the exons ATTTGCctcttgaaaatattgaaagaatTGAAAGAATGGGCTTTACTTTTTCTGACATATATAATATGCGTTGACTATTTACTTGGAATAACACTTCCATGTGATGAAAAATATCAAGCGGAAAATGGCAATTTATGTTATCCCTGCAGCGAGGGGTTTTACAAGGTATCAGACTGTGTTGTAAATGGGGAACAAGCTAGATGCAGGCCATGTAGAAATGGAGAATATCAGCCGTCTTGTGACAATTCAACTAAGTGTGATCATTGCAAACTCTTTTGCATTGATGCTAGACAAGTCAAAGTTAAAAACTGTACGGCCACTAGTGATATAGAGTGCCTATGCAAAGCTGGATTCTACTGGAAACCGTCAACATGGAAACCTGATGAAGGCTATTGTGACTCACATAGCAAGTGCGGAGCTGGAGAAGGGCTGGTTGAAAAAG gtACACCATATAAAAACACTAAATGTAAACCATGCGAGGAAGGCGTTACCTATTCCAGCAATGCTTCATTTGACACCTGTGTACCCTGTTCTGTGTGCAACTCAACAGAAGCTTTTAAATGCATAACTACACGCGATGTAGTTTGTGGCGCTCTGCCAGACAAACCGTCACCCACTGAGAGTTCATCTGAAGGTTGA